In a single window of the Bactrocera dorsalis isolate Fly_Bdor chromosome 2, ASM2337382v1, whole genome shotgun sequence genome:
- the LOC125776764 gene encoding uncharacterized protein LOC125776764: protein MEQYNVIQTKAKRVRSNRTRKWLFEEEKPLIEFLTQNRDFEKPTSQMYYRRFSKESNIAVDWKLTSSKVRYMRTTYNKAKAWEGSTSAGSMEGETMKGKILFMKWNKFSRLPRLYAKANA, encoded by the exons ATGGAGCAATATAATGTTATacag ACAAAAGCAAAGCGGGTGCGTTCCAACCGAACCAGAAAGTGGCTGTTTGAAGAAGAAAAGCCGTTGATTGAATTTTTGACACAGAACAGGGATTTTGag aaGCCAACGTCTCAAATGTATTATAGGCGATTTTCAAAGGAGAGCAACATTGCGGTGGACTGGAAGCTGACAAGCTCGAAGGTTCGTTATATGCGTACAACATATAACAAAGCAAAAGCATGGGAAGGCTCGACGAGTGCAGGTAGTATGGAAGGCGAAACTATGAAGGGtaagattttg tttatgaaatggaACAAATTTTCG CGTCTTCCTCGGCTGTATGCGAAGGcgaatgcataa